The Camelus bactrianus isolate YW-2024 breed Bactrian camel chromosome 12, ASM4877302v1, whole genome shotgun sequence genome includes a window with the following:
- the NXPH4 gene encoding neurexophilin-4: protein MRLLPEWLLLLFGPWLLRKAVTAQIPESGRPQYLELRPAAAGGGAPGQQLPAPPRSSEGLGTARAWSWAWPANHTGALAREGAAGAPAQRTKRKPSIKAARAKKIFGWGDFYFRVHTLKFSLLVTGKIVDHVNGTFSVYFRHNSSSLGNLSVSIVPPSKRVEFEGVWLPGPAPHPLQSTLALEGVLPGLGPPLGIAAAGPGLGGTLGGALAGPLGGALGVPGAKESRAFNCHVEYEKTNRARKHRPCLYDPSQVCFTEHTQSQAAWLCAKPFKVICIFVSFLSFDYKLVQKVCPDYNFQSEHPYFG from the coding sequence GCGGTCACTGCCCAGATACCAGAATCCGGGAGGCCGCAGTACCTGGAGTTGCGCCCCGCCGCGGCCGGAGGGGGCGCCCCTGGGCAACAGCTCCCGGCACCGCCGAGGTCTTCCGAGGGCTTGGGCACCGCACGCGCCTGGAGCTGGGCCTGGCCCGCTAACCACACTGGAGCACTAGCCCGGGAGGGAGCGGCGGGGGCGCCCGCGCAGCGCACCAAGAGAAAGCCGTCTATCAAAGCGGCCCGCGCCAAAAAGATCTTCGGCTGGGGGGACTTCTATTTCCGGGTGCACACCCTCAAGTTCTCTCTACTGGTGACCGGTAAGATTGTGGACCACGTGAACGGGACCTTCAGCGTGTACTTCCGCCATAACTCATCCAGCCTGGGCAACCTCAGCGTCAGTATCGTGCCGCCCTCGAAGCGCGTCGAGTTCGAGGGCGTCTGGCTGCCGGGGCCCGCCCCCCACCCGCTGCAGTCTACGCTGGCCTTGGAGGGGGTGCTCCCTGGGCTGGGGCCCCCGCTGGGGATTGCGGCCGCGGGGCCAGGGCTAGGAGGCACTCTCGGGGGCGCGCTGGCGGGTCCGCTCGGGGGCGCGCTGGGAGTGCCCGGGGCCAAAGAGTCACGCGCTTTCAATTGCCACGTGGAGTATGAGAAGACGAACCGCGCGCGCAAGCACCGGCCGTGCCTGTACGACCCATCGCAGGTGTGCTTCACTGAGCACACGCAGAGCCAGGCCGCCTGGCTCTGTGCCAAGCCCTTCAAAGTCATCTGCATTTTCGTCTCCTTTCTCAGCTTTGACTACAAACTGGTGCAGAAGGTGTGCCCAGACTATAACTTCCAGAGCGAGCACCCCTACTTTGGATAG